The following proteins come from a genomic window of Methanocella conradii HZ254:
- a CDS encoding coiled-coil protein, protein MLKELQEKKQKYLKEAEEFKKNRNEWNSKASAFSKRRDELNKQTKELIDKAQEYRAKRDEFNSKVSENKEKRNELNEKANELYAKVDSLRKKDNIGSGRSLNELRKEIEHLEFKQQTEVLTTEKERALVDRISELKEEFKRKKEQLEQNQELKALLAEAQSLRDQASEYHKKVKEYADLAQEYHDKMIECFREADKVRAEADAQHKEFVKAQETADEYHKQFLKVQKEIRDFDKVIVGLKKKAKTEKESKDKTEYKKQAEDVFAQFKAGEKLNTEDLLLLQRSGFL, encoded by the coding sequence ATGCTAAAAGAACTGCAGGAAAAGAAACAAAAATACCTTAAAGAGGCGGAGGAGTTCAAGAAGAACAGGAACGAGTGGAACTCCAAGGCCAGCGCATTCTCAAAGAGGAGGGATGAGTTAAATAAGCAGACTAAAGAGCTTATTGACAAGGCTCAAGAGTACCGTGCGAAGAGAGACGAGTTCAACAGCAAGGTAAGCGAGAACAAGGAGAAGCGCAACGAGCTGAACGAGAAGGCCAACGAATTATACGCTAAGGTCGACTCGCTCAGGAAGAAGGACAACATCGGGAGCGGCCGGTCGCTCAACGAGCTCCGCAAGGAGATCGAGCACTTAGAGTTTAAGCAGCAGACCGAAGTGCTCACCACCGAGAAGGAGCGCGCCCTGGTGGACCGCATCTCAGAATTGAAGGAAGAGTTCAAGCGCAAGAAGGAGCAGCTCGAGCAGAACCAGGAGCTTAAGGCTTTGCTCGCTGAGGCTCAGAGCTTGAGGGACCAGGCATCCGAGTACCACAAGAAGGTCAAGGAGTACGCGGACCTCGCCCAGGAGTACCACGATAAGATGATAGAGTGCTTCCGGGAGGCGGACAAGGTCAGGGCTGAGGCTGACGCCCAGCACAAGGAGTTCGTCAAGGCGCAGGAGACGGCGGACGAGTACCACAAGCAATTCCTGAAAGTCCAGAAGGAGATCAGGGACTTCGACAAGGTAATAGTGGGCCTGAAGAAGAAGGCCAAGACCGAGAAGGAGTCCAAGGATAAGACCGAGTACAAGAAGCAGGCCGAGGACGTCTTTGCCCAGTTTAAGGCTGGCGAGAAGCTCAACACCGAGGATCTACTCTTATTACAGCGCTCCGGATTCCTGTAA
- a CDS encoding ABC transporter permease: protein MGNVLNIARKEFSDLVNNRYILVVLALYFFMVAYAVYDVHNGSPGSSPDESLFGLATSHYYMAIDFYGVLIGIVIGFMAVSSELRGNALNTLIVKPVYRDTIINGKFIGALGYLVCLFIMATMLYLSLLLVFFGASFGSIIPEFVMGTIPLFVASLAYVLIFFFLSMLLSIVTKGQSYALILSIFLFEIVDGNILSGIWVILDSLGLADYSNMCNLVAEATPFFINSELTSNILSHPTSIVSIFFPPDANLVKLVLYVVVMIIICYIAFLRSDIS, encoded by the coding sequence GTGGGTAACGTGTTAAACATAGCCAGGAAGGAGTTTAGCGATCTGGTGAATAATAGGTATATTCTAGTGGTCCTGGCCCTCTATTTTTTCATGGTGGCATACGCCGTTTACGACGTTCATAACGGGTCGCCGGGCTCCTCGCCTGACGAGAGCCTTTTTGGATTAGCCACTTCGCATTATTACATGGCTATAGACTTTTATGGCGTGCTGATAGGGATAGTCATCGGATTTATGGCAGTATCCTCGGAACTTAGGGGTAATGCCCTTAATACTCTCATTGTGAAGCCCGTTTACAGGGATACTATCATAAATGGTAAGTTTATTGGCGCTCTAGGATATCTCGTGTGCCTGTTTATCATGGCCACGATGCTATACCTATCCTTACTTCTAGTTTTCTTCGGCGCCTCGTTTGGCTCGATCATCCCGGAATTCGTAATGGGCACAATCCCATTATTCGTGGCATCGCTCGCGTACGTGCTGATATTCTTCTTTCTTTCCATGCTATTATCAATTGTGACCAAAGGGCAAAGCTACGCCTTAATACTAAGCATTTTTTTATTTGAAATTGTCGATGGTAATATTTTGAGTGGCATATGGGTTATACTTGACTCTCTCGGGCTGGCCGATTATAGCAACATGTGTAATCTCGTAGCCGAGGCGACACCATTTTTTATAAACAGCGAGCTTACTTCGAATATTCTGAGCCATCCGACGAGTATCGTGTCGATTTTTTTCCCTCCTGACGCTAATCTGGTTAAACTCGTCTTATATGTGGTGGTGATGATCATTATATGCTATATCGCGTTTCTAAGGAGTGATATTTCATGA
- a CDS encoding RCC1 domain-containing protein: MASDPGVAGVDAAKGGFSLAVMSDGSVWAWGNNHHGQVGVANAQDVYTPEKVAVSNVTAVSGGKLHAVALKCDGTVWEWGHTNFYEDQSPGYDETLVTFPPVKVPLSGVRRVSAGDSFTLALCDNGTVWAWGSNYYGQLGDGTNKSSRLVRVKGLENVKDVHAGYGYSMALDEDGRVWEWGRIYKGHENNTYATPITSNALTPVEVPISNVTAISSGIFFSLALKDDGTVWAWGRNVDGQLGDGTTEDSLVPVMVSGLRDIVAISGGETASMALKKDGSVWAWGDSIGSFGNVDTDAKEYLTPIQVSISNVTMISFSGLHALALKDDDTLWAWGQNGNGEVGNSGNGSIVGYPVMVEIPENQNGSIIDGQANNNTTMPASNSSGLINPDPAKMFGLLVLAALIIGAIVVLKKK, encoded by the coding sequence ATGGCTTCAGATCCGGGCGTAGCTGGCGTGGACGCGGCTAAAGGCGGTTTTTCGCTCGCCGTTATGAGCGATGGCTCGGTGTGGGCGTGGGGCAACAATCATCATGGACAGGTCGGTGTCGCGAACGCTCAGGATGTATATACGCCTGAGAAGGTCGCTGTATCTAATGTTACGGCTGTGTCCGGTGGGAAGTTGCATGCGGTGGCGTTGAAGTGTGATGGCACGGTGTGGGAGTGGGGCCACACGAATTTTTATGAGGATCAAAGTCCTGGCTATGATGAGACATTGGTAACGTTTCCGCCAGTTAAAGTCCCTCTTAGTGGCGTGAGGAGGGTGTCTGCCGGTGATAGTTTTACGCTGGCTTTGTGTGATAATGGCACCGTGTGGGCGTGGGGGAGTAATTATTATGGCCAGCTGGGGGATGGCACGAATAAAAGTAGCCGGCTTGTCCGGGTAAAAGGATTGGAAAACGTTAAGGATGTTCACGCCGGCTACGGCTATTCTATGGCCCTGGATGAGGATGGCAGGGTGTGGGAGTGGGGACGCATTTATAAAGGCCACGAGAATAATACGTATGCCACCCCGATTACGAGTAACGCGCTTACGCCTGTCGAGGTTCCTATATCGAATGTTACGGCGATTAGCTCTGGGATATTCTTTTCTCTGGCCTTGAAGGATGATGGCACCGTGTGGGCGTGGGGGCGAAACGTTGACGGCCAGCTAGGGGATGGCACGACTGAGGACAGCCTCGTTCCTGTCATGGTATCCGGGTTGCGAGACATTGTTGCCATCAGCGGTGGAGAGACTGCTAGTATGGCCCTTAAAAAGGATGGCTCGGTGTGGGCGTGGGGAGATAGTATTGGAAGCTTTGGGAATGTGGATACAGATGCTAAAGAGTATCTAACTCCCATACAGGTTTCAATATCCAACGTGACGATGATCTCGTTCAGCGGCTTACATGCGCTGGCCTTAAAGGACGATGATACTTTGTGGGCGTGGGGACAGAATGGTAACGGCGAGGTCGGGAACTCTGGCAACGGGTCTATCGTGGGATATCCTGTAATGGTGGAGATACCAGAAAATCAAAATGGGAGCATCATCGATGGCCAAGCAAATAACAATACAACGATGCCTGCGAGTAATTCGTCTGGTTTGATTAATCCAGACCCTGCTAAGATGTTCGGGTTATTGGTACTGGCAGCATTAATCATCGGTGCAATCGTAGTACTAAAAAAGAAGTAA
- a CDS encoding ABC transporter ATP-binding protein — MLNIEHLTVEVDGKRILNDVNLHIGEGETHALFGPNGSGKTSLLFTIAGVPKYRVKSGKILFKGKDITDAPMDERAKLGIGIMFQHPPVLRGVKLMDMVKISMERLREKKVSDEEVKELAKKLNLEGFLSRDVNLGFSGGEIKRSELLQLLAQRPDLVLLDEPDSGVDLVNIGLVGNTINELLQKDRKTVHRTKSGLIITHFGNILDYVKADKAYVMMKGTVLCQGNPVELLEDIRHHGYSECLACLSR, encoded by the coding sequence ATGCTCAACATAGAACATTTAACCGTCGAGGTAGACGGCAAGCGCATATTAAACGACGTGAACTTACATATAGGGGAGGGCGAGACCCACGCCCTGTTCGGCCCTAACGGGTCGGGCAAAACCTCCCTGCTATTCACGATCGCAGGAGTGCCCAAGTACAGGGTAAAGTCAGGAAAGATACTCTTCAAGGGCAAGGATATTACTGACGCGCCCATGGACGAGCGGGCAAAGCTCGGGATAGGCATCATGTTCCAGCATCCACCCGTTTTAAGGGGCGTTAAGCTCATGGACATGGTAAAGATAAGCATGGAACGCTTAAGGGAGAAAAAGGTATCCGACGAGGAGGTCAAAGAGCTGGCAAAAAAGCTCAACCTCGAGGGCTTCCTCTCAAGGGACGTTAACCTTGGCTTCTCGGGAGGCGAGATAAAGCGCTCGGAGCTATTACAATTGCTGGCGCAGAGGCCCGACCTCGTCCTGCTCGACGAGCCGGACAGCGGCGTAGACCTGGTCAATATCGGCCTCGTCGGCAACACGATAAACGAGCTGCTGCAGAAGGACCGGAAGACGGTCCACCGCACCAAGTCCGGCCTGATTATAACGCACTTCGGGAACATTCTGGACTACGTTAAGGCCGACAAGGCATATGTGATGATGAAGGGCACCGTTCTCTGCCAGGGCAACCCGGTGGAGCTTTTAGAGGATATCAGGCACCATGGGTACTCGGAGTGTTTGGCATGCTTGAGCAGGTAA
- a CDS encoding DUF373 family protein, whose protein sequence is MDILVICIDKDDDIGVKAGVKSPVIGRAACLDAASRLGIADPEDSDTNTIFGGIQVYDQLKEEGHNVELVCIAGHRELGMKSDRAIAAQLDDILLKYPTEKAILVSDGAEDESVLPILQSRLKIESVRRVVVKQAQNLESTYYIIKQLVNDPKVAKFIFVPIGLILLVYAITVGLGHPDWSLGTIALFVGIYLVYRGVGLDNIIDTFVYNLRRSFSESKLTFVTYIISLVLIIMALIQGGMAMADTRIVQIYFPLGPGSAGVIGYAALFVDYSILWFIAALLSVVTGWIIDAYMDESDTLYRYLAAPFFLIAAGLLIWGSAEYYLKMNNAKFIVPYINLDFIPAGLISFLNLGITITSAVVISWIGVRLANQVRQIMQYRTVETIDF, encoded by the coding sequence ATGGATATACTAGTGATTTGTATCGATAAGGATGATGACATAGGCGTGAAGGCGGGCGTCAAGAGCCCCGTGATAGGAAGGGCTGCATGCCTCGATGCAGCCTCACGCCTGGGGATTGCCGACCCCGAGGACTCGGATACGAACACGATATTCGGCGGCATACAGGTCTACGATCAGTTAAAAGAAGAGGGCCATAATGTCGAGCTAGTCTGCATCGCCGGCCACCGCGAGCTGGGCATGAAGTCGGACCGGGCCATAGCCGCGCAGCTAGACGACATACTTTTAAAGTATCCCACCGAGAAGGCCATACTCGTGTCCGACGGGGCGGAGGACGAGTCGGTACTGCCCATCCTCCAGTCCCGCCTTAAGATAGAGTCGGTGAGGCGGGTCGTGGTAAAGCAGGCCCAGAATCTTGAGAGTACTTATTATATTATTAAGCAGCTCGTGAATGACCCGAAGGTCGCCAAGTTCATATTCGTGCCAATCGGGCTCATACTGCTGGTCTACGCCATCACAGTGGGGCTGGGGCACCCTGACTGGTCGCTCGGCACAATAGCGCTCTTCGTGGGCATTTACCTCGTGTACAGGGGAGTCGGCCTTGACAACATCATAGACACCTTCGTCTATAACCTGCGGAGGTCTTTCAGCGAGTCGAAGCTGACGTTCGTCACCTATATCATTTCGCTGGTGCTGATCATCATGGCGTTAATCCAGGGCGGCATGGCGATGGCGGACACAAGGATCGTGCAAATATATTTTCCTCTGGGCCCCGGCTCGGCGGGAGTCATCGGGTATGCGGCGCTTTTCGTCGACTACTCGATCCTATGGTTCATCGCCGCGCTATTGTCGGTCGTTACGGGCTGGATCATCGACGCTTACATGGATGAGAGTGACACGCTCTATAGGTACTTGGCGGCACCTTTCTTCCTAATAGCGGCTGGCTTGCTGATCTGGGGCAGCGCGGAATACTACCTCAAGATGAACAACGCCAAATTTATTGTGCCATATATTAATCTAGATTTCATCCCGGCCGGGCTGATATCGTTCCTGAACCTTGGGATAACGATCACCTCGGCCGTCGTCATAAGCTGGATTGGTGTACGGCTGGCCAACCAGGTAAGGCAGATCATGCAGTACCGTACGGTCGAGACCATAGACTTTTAG
- a CDS encoding acetylornithine transaminase gives MARTKQVRLSAEEAIAKDARYVIQTYGRQPIVLSRGKGALVWDVNGREYVDCVAGIAVNNLGHCHPKVVAAIQEQAARLMHTSNLYYTDIQPELAEKLAQITKMDRVFFANSGTESIEAALKLARKATGKKGFIAAEHCFHGRTMGALSITHKSKYREPFEPLVPGARFVPYGDANAIRRALDNDVAAVVLEPIQGEGGVRMPPDGYLEEVREACDRAGVLLIFDEVQTGMGRTGKWFAKEHSGVEPDIMCVAKGIAGGFPMGIMAAQEGVASAFRKGDHASTFGGNALGCAAALATIRAIEEENLLERSRVMGEYLKKELSIHCKQDFVDHVRGVGMMVGVQLNKDGNSLVDKAREKGVLINVTSDTVIRLVPPFVITREQVDRAVGVISELTL, from the coding sequence ATGGCACGCACTAAACAGGTAAGGCTCTCCGCGGAGGAGGCCATAGCGAAGGACGCCAGGTACGTGATACAGACGTATGGGCGCCAGCCCATCGTGCTTTCGCGCGGAAAGGGCGCCCTGGTATGGGACGTGAACGGCAGAGAGTACGTGGACTGCGTGGCGGGGATTGCCGTCAATAACCTCGGGCACTGCCACCCGAAGGTGGTGGCGGCCATCCAGGAGCAGGCGGCCAGGCTCATGCATACCTCTAACCTGTATTACACTGACATACAGCCGGAGCTAGCCGAAAAGCTGGCGCAGATAACTAAGATGGACCGCGTGTTCTTCGCCAACTCGGGAACCGAGTCCATAGAAGCCGCCCTTAAGCTCGCCAGGAAGGCCACTGGCAAGAAAGGGTTTATAGCCGCCGAGCACTGCTTCCACGGCCGGACCATGGGGGCTTTGAGCATAACTCATAAGTCTAAGTATAGGGAGCCTTTCGAGCCACTTGTGCCCGGGGCCAGGTTCGTCCCTTACGGGGACGCGAACGCCATTCGCCGCGCCCTGGACAATGATGTGGCTGCGGTCGTGCTCGAGCCGATTCAGGGCGAGGGAGGCGTGCGGATGCCTCCAGATGGCTACTTAGAGGAGGTCAGGGAGGCGTGCGACAGGGCCGGCGTATTGCTGATATTCGACGAGGTCCAGACGGGCATGGGGCGCACCGGAAAGTGGTTTGCCAAGGAGCACTCCGGGGTGGAGCCTGACATCATGTGCGTCGCTAAAGGGATAGCCGGGGGCTTCCCCATGGGCATCATGGCGGCCCAGGAAGGCGTCGCAAGCGCCTTCAGGAAGGGCGACCATGCCTCCACGTTCGGCGGTAACGCTCTCGGGTGCGCCGCCGCTCTGGCCACGATAAGGGCCATCGAGGAGGAGAACCTGCTTGAGCGCTCAAGGGTGATGGGCGAATACCTAAAGAAAGAGCTGTCCATCCATTGTAAGCAGGACTTCGTGGACCATGTGAGGGGCGTAGGCATGATGGTTGGCGTTCAGCTTAATAAGGATGGAAACTCCCTGGTCGATAAGGCCCGCGAAAAGGGGGTCCTCATCAACGTGACCAGCGATACCGTGATAAGGCTGGTCCCGCCATTCGTCATCACCAGGGAGCAGGTGGATAGGGCCGTGGGCGTCATCAGCGAGCTTACCCTGTAA
- a CDS encoding phosphoribosyltransferase codes for MKFKDRAEAGRLLALRLGAFKGKDVIVLAIPMGGIPVAYEIARELKAPLDVIMAKKIGAPFNPELAIGAVTWNGAVLLDEDMMQKWQIPREYVNEVSRKLVKEMSDKLAELRVGLGSFPKLFGRVVIIVDDGIATGNTMIAAVEAVRDQGASEVAIAVPVLPKEMVETMELVAPLYYLEAPEDFEAVGQYYEQFEMVSRETAVELMLLANVA; via the coding sequence ATGAAGTTCAAGGACCGCGCGGAGGCAGGGCGGCTGCTGGCGCTGCGGCTCGGCGCGTTTAAGGGCAAGGACGTCATCGTCCTTGCCATACCCATGGGCGGAATACCCGTGGCGTACGAGATAGCCCGGGAGCTCAAGGCGCCGCTTGACGTGATCATGGCCAAGAAAATAGGGGCGCCGTTCAACCCGGAGCTGGCCATAGGGGCGGTGACCTGGAATGGGGCCGTGTTGCTCGATGAGGACATGATGCAAAAGTGGCAAATACCCCGGGAGTACGTTAACGAGGTGTCCAGGAAGCTCGTCAAGGAGATGAGCGATAAGCTCGCCGAGCTAAGGGTTGGGCTTGGCAGCTTCCCCAAGCTTTTTGGCAGGGTCGTCATCATAGTCGATGATGGGATAGCCACAGGCAACACGATGATAGCCGCGGTGGAGGCCGTGAGGGATCAGGGCGCCAGCGAGGTGGCCATAGCCGTCCCCGTGCTTCCGAAGGAGATGGTCGAAACGATGGAGCTAGTGGCCCCATTATACTACCTTGAGGCGCCGGAGGACTTCGAGGCGGTAGGGCAGTACTACGAGCAGTTCGAGATGGTCTCGAGGGAGACGGCTGTAGAGCTCATGCTCCTGGCTAATGTGGCCTAG
- the guaA gene encoding glutamine-hydrolyzing GMP synthase, with translation MIQVDVDNFITDAVASIKAQVKDGRALIALSGGVDSSVCAVLAHRALGERLIPVYVDTGLMRKGETDRIKSVFSFMKPRIVDASDRFFSALRGVTDPEKKRKAVGETFIRVFESVARDLNVDYLIQGTIYPDRIESEGGIKSHHNVGGMPSVIEFKGIVEPIADLYKDEVREVARALKLPEEISERMPFPGPGLSVRVIGEVTRDKIEVVREANAIVEDELVSRYRPWQCLAALIGKGTGVKGDNRVHGWIIAVRAVESRDAMTANHMELPWETLNRISSRITSEIPSVARVVYDITPKPPATIEFE, from the coding sequence ATGATCCAGGTGGACGTTGACAATTTCATAACGGATGCCGTCGCCTCCATTAAGGCGCAGGTGAAAGATGGCAGGGCGCTCATCGCGCTATCGGGCGGGGTGGACAGCTCGGTCTGCGCGGTGCTAGCCCACAGGGCGCTGGGCGAGCGGCTAATACCCGTATACGTAGACACGGGCCTCATGCGAAAGGGAGAGACCGACCGCATAAAGAGCGTCTTCAGCTTCATGAAGCCCCGCATAGTGGACGCTAGCGACCGGTTTTTCAGCGCTTTAAGGGGGGTTACTGACCCCGAGAAGAAGAGAAAGGCGGTTGGCGAGACTTTTATAAGGGTATTCGAGTCGGTGGCCAGAGACCTCAACGTGGACTACCTCATCCAGGGCACCATATACCCTGACAGGATAGAGTCAGAGGGGGGAATCAAATCCCACCATAACGTGGGAGGCATGCCCTCGGTGATAGAATTCAAGGGCATTGTGGAGCCCATCGCGGACCTCTACAAGGATGAGGTGCGCGAGGTGGCAAGGGCGCTGAAGCTGCCCGAAGAGATATCGGAGCGCATGCCCTTCCCGGGTCCCGGGCTTTCCGTCCGCGTCATCGGGGAGGTCACGAGGGATAAGATAGAGGTGGTGAGGGAGGCAAACGCCATAGTCGAGGATGAGCTTGTGAGCAGGTACAGGCCCTGGCAGTGCCTCGCGGCCCTGATTGGAAAGGGCACCGGGGTCAAGGGAGACAACAGGGTCCACGGGTGGATAATAGCGGTAAGGGCGGTGGAGTCCAGGGACGCCATGACGGCCAACCACATGGAGCTGCCATGGGAGACGCTCAACAGGATATCCTCCCGCATAACCTCGGAGATTCCTTCGGTGGCCCGCGTGGTCTACGATATAACCCCCAAGCCCCCGGCCACCATAGAGTTCGAATAA
- a CDS encoding SufB/SufD family protein has protein sequence MLEQVMIEDIRRRAEAAKDKKAAYGNDVDLDKYLHDVPIRERITTLGELSAGIRERALTIGMDATEAYRSGSFFQHDQTVLISKSMQEGLEVMDINEALEKYDWMKDYYFKLVQPDQDKYTAYSATHKVAGYFIRALPGAKIEFPLQACLYMGREGMIQNVHNVIIAEEGSELHIISGCTSDTHVTQGVHIGISEFYVKDNAKLTFTMIHNWAENLIVRPRSSTRIGKNAVFMSNYVCMRPVKDIQMYPSSIMEGENSVARYNTVVVALKGSHMDLGSKAVLKAKGCKAEIIARTISRGGYIASRGLIEGDVPDTKAHLECRGLLLSDEGTIYAVPELLGTVQGVDLSHEAAVGKINEEEIQYLMARGVDSDTATALIVRGFLEVDIEGLPPALQAEMKKNIELGGRGM, from the coding sequence ATGCTTGAGCAGGTAATGATAGAGGACATAAGGAGGAGGGCGGAGGCGGCAAAGGACAAGAAGGCCGCCTACGGGAACGACGTTGACTTGGATAAGTACCTGCACGACGTGCCCATACGGGAGCGGATAACTACGCTGGGCGAGCTATCGGCGGGCATCAGGGAGAGGGCGCTGACGATAGGCATGGACGCCACGGAGGCGTACCGCTCCGGCTCGTTCTTCCAGCACGACCAGACGGTCCTCATCTCGAAGTCCATGCAGGAGGGCCTCGAGGTCATGGACATCAACGAGGCCCTTGAAAAGTATGATTGGATGAAGGATTATTATTTCAAGCTGGTGCAGCCGGACCAGGATAAGTATACGGCTTATAGCGCCACCCATAAAGTCGCCGGCTATTTCATAAGGGCGCTCCCCGGGGCCAAGATAGAGTTCCCGCTGCAGGCCTGTTTGTATATGGGCAGGGAGGGCATGATCCAGAACGTCCACAACGTCATCATAGCGGAGGAGGGGAGCGAGCTTCACATCATCTCGGGCTGCACGTCAGATACGCATGTTACGCAGGGCGTCCACATTGGCATATCCGAGTTCTACGTGAAGGATAACGCTAAACTAACTTTCACCATGATACACAACTGGGCGGAGAATTTAATCGTGAGGCCCAGGTCGAGCACGAGGATTGGCAAGAACGCGGTGTTCATGAGCAACTACGTGTGCATGAGGCCCGTCAAGGACATACAGATGTACCCCTCCTCTATCATGGAGGGGGAGAATAGCGTGGCGCGGTATAACACCGTGGTGGTGGCCCTGAAGGGCTCGCACATGGACCTCGGCTCGAAGGCCGTGCTCAAGGCTAAAGGCTGTAAGGCGGAGATCATTGCCAGGACTATCAGCAGGGGTGGCTACATCGCGTCCAGGGGCCTCATCGAGGGTGACGTGCCCGACACGAAGGCGCACCTGGAGTGCCGTGGCTTATTGTTGTCTGACGAGGGTACCATTTACGCCGTCCCGGAGCTTTTGGGCACGGTGCAGGGCGTAGACCTGAGCCACGAGGCCGCCGTCGGCAAGATAAACGAGGAAGAGATTCAATACCTCATGGCGAGGGGCGTCGACTCGGACACGGCCACCGCCCTCATCGTTCGAGGGTTCCTGGAAGTGGACATCGAGGGGCTGCCGCCCGCCCTGCAGGCCGAGATGAAGAAGAACATCGAGCTGGGCGGAAGGGGCATGTAA
- a CDS encoding flavodoxin family protein codes for MNRPRILVVYTSRSGNTEALARALAEGAAEAGNRNVEVVVKKARDVSRQDVEEACALAFGSPTYYSYMSGELKALFDDALLYKDSFYSKPTVAFATGNGGQSKCVESIEAILELFEAMLIQKSDILSPGLAVQGNPDEGALRQAKAVGRKLGEAGVEYACRKGSEGIIVGKGK; via the coding sequence ATGAATAGGCCCAGGATACTTGTCGTGTACACTTCCCGGAGCGGCAACACCGAGGCGCTGGCCAGGGCACTGGCCGAAGGGGCGGCTGAGGCCGGGAACAGGAACGTGGAAGTCGTGGTAAAAAAGGCCAGGGATGTGTCGCGGCAGGACGTTGAGGAAGCGTGTGCCCTGGCCTTCGGCTCACCCACATACTATAGCTACATGAGCGGAGAGCTGAAAGCCCTATTTGATGACGCCCTTTTGTATAAAGACTCATTTTATAGCAAGCCGACGGTCGCCTTTGCCACAGGGAACGGGGGGCAGTCGAAGTGCGTCGAGAGCATCGAGGCCATCCTCGAGCTGTTCGAGGCCATGCTCATCCAGAAATCCGACATCCTTTCACCGGGCCTGGCCGTACAGGGAAATCCCGACGAGGGGGCGCTCAGGCAGGCGAAGGCCGTGGGGCGGAAGCTAGGCGAGGCCGGGGTGGAGTACGCCTGCCGCAAGGGGAGCGAGGGCATCATCGTCGGCAAGGGTAAATAA
- a CDS encoding ABC transporter permease has product MSEADSVFVIATNEFSRIVGHPMAMIVVCVLLVMTLVTGAGAASLLIKPVKYAFEYQWSPDDMLYTGIGGIFFKTSLYLTILSLFLGITAFSGERSNGSLRVLITKPLYRKDIILGKFLGMSSFIFLVVFLEIGLLASMYLIMYQGHGFSSITDIALRLGFLVILIFLNSSLAVGLSMFFGVLIKNLYGVLICCVSYLYLEWYMQVAYHIGLWFSPYRLLLSAFAIGDVSLLNPQFSFSTWLNAALPSIVLMVLEVIIIVILNCFVFTVREDL; this is encoded by the coding sequence ATGAGCGAGGCCGACTCGGTCTTTGTGATCGCCACGAACGAGTTTTCTCGTATAGTCGGGCATCCTATGGCCATGATCGTCGTCTGCGTCCTTCTGGTTATGACGCTGGTCACCGGGGCTGGCGCCGCTTCTTTGTTGATCAAGCCCGTGAAATACGCCTTTGAGTATCAATGGAGCCCTGATGATATGCTGTACACCGGCATTGGAGGCATTTTTTTCAAGACGTCCCTGTATCTTACCATCTTGTCTTTATTCCTTGGCATAACGGCCTTCTCCGGAGAACGTTCGAACGGCTCGCTCAGGGTGCTCATCACCAAGCCCCTCTACAGGAAGGATATTATACTGGGCAAGTTTCTGGGAATGAGTTCTTTCATATTCCTCGTCGTCTTTCTCGAGATAGGACTATTAGCTTCGATGTATCTCATTATGTACCAGGGGCATGGGTTTAGCTCTATAACGGATATAGCCTTGAGACTCGGCTTTTTAGTCATCCTCATTTTTTTGAATTCCAGTCTTGCGGTGGGATTGAGCATGTTTTTCGGGGTTCTGATAAAAAACTTGTATGGAGTGCTTATTTGTTGTGTGTCCTACTTATACCTGGAATGGTACATGCAAGTTGCATACCATATTGGCCTGTGGTTTTCGCCATACCGGCTATTATTGTCGGCGTTTGCTATAGGCGATGTAAGCTTATTAAACCCGCAGTTTTCTTTTAGCACGTGGCTTAACGCTGCTTTGCCTTCCATCGTGCTCATGGTCCTTGAGGTAATAATAATCGTTATTCTGAATTGTTTCGTGTTCACTGTTAGAGAGGATCTATGA
- a CDS encoding YHS domain-containing protein, whose amino-acid sequence MVKDPVCNMSVDPEKPGATETFNGKTYYFCSNKCKATFDKNRDAFIEKA is encoded by the coding sequence ATGGTTAAAGACCCCGTGTGTAACATGAGCGTCGACCCGGAAAAGCCCGGGGCGACCGAGACGTTCAACGGTAAGACGTATTACTTCTGCAGCAACAAGTGCAAGGCCACCTTCGACAAGAACAGGGACGCGTTCATCGAAAAAGCCTAA